One part of the Ziziphus jujuba cultivar Dongzao chromosome 2, ASM3175591v1 genome encodes these proteins:
- the LOC112488881 gene encoding uncharacterized protein LOC112488881, which yields MALDYYSVLNVKRKASDDEVKRAYKRQALIWHPDKNPASKQSEAEKKFKQISEAYEVLGDPRKRLIYDVEAIKSVQFPPPRPSSSCAPAAAPRCHQKHHNRQQHPDIVKLRVFGEEGFWVRVHPTSCN from the coding sequence ATGGCTTTGGACTACTACAGCGTTCTGAACGTGAAGAGGAAAGCCAGCGACGATGAAGTGAAGAGGGCGTACAAAAGGCAGGCGTTGATATGGCATCCAGACAAGAACCCGGCCAGCAAACAATCTGAGGCCGAGAAAAAGTTCAAGCAGATCTCCGAGGCCTACGAAGTGCTCGGTGACCCTCGCAAGCGTCTGATCTATGATGTGGAAGCAATCAAGTCCGTCCAATTTCCTCCTCCACGTCCATCGTCTTCCTGTGCGCCAGCTGCTGCTCCAAGATGCCATCAGAAACATCACAATCGGCAGCAGCATCCGGATATTGTGAAGTTACGTGTTTTTGGTGAGGAAGGTTTCTGGGTACGCGTACACCCCACCAGTTGTAATTGA